The Candidatus Schekmanbacteria bacterium DNA window CTGCGTCCAAATTTTTTCCCGAAGCTCTTTTCCACCTGATACTTGACGCTGTCAACGGTTATAATATCTGTTGCACGGGCGACAACACCAAGAATGGGCATGTTCGGTATGGATCTTCCTATGGTTTCAATGGATATTTTGGTCGCATCCACTGCGTAAACCTTAGCCTTTGGCACACCGAGTTTCTTCTTAAGCTCTTCAGGGCTTTTTTCAGTATTTATTATATATATCCCTTCGTCAGCAACCCCTTCTGTGACATTCACTGTTGCAATCAGAGTCTGGTCAATTATTATCACAATGCTCGGTGATGTCACCTGGCAGTGTATCAGGATGGGATTCTCTGAAACTCTGTTATAGGCTTTTAATGGCGCCCCCATCCTTTCCGGCCCATACTCCGGGAATGCCTGAACATACTTGCCGCCGGCTGTTGCTGCGTCGGCAAGAGCTTTCGCCGCCGTAACAGCTCCTTGTCCTGCACGCGCGTGCCATCGGATCTCTACAAACTCGCTCATTTATCTCCTCCTCGCTATTTTTCCAAAAGAATTCTTAAAGAGCTCTTCTTCCTTCAAGAGCCCTCGATATAGTTATCTCATCTGCATATTCTAAATCACTGCCCACCGGAAGCCCGTGGGCAATTCGTGTAATCTTAATGTTAAGAGGCTTTAAAATCTTGGCAAGATACATCGCCGTGGCTTCACCCTCAGAATTAAAATTAGTAGCCACAACAATCTCCTCCGGGCAGAGCTTTTTTATCCGCTCAACTAACTCCTTTATCTTTAGGTCCGCAGGGCCTACTCCGTCAAGAGGAGATATTGCCCCGCCAAGGACATGATAAAGTCCCTTAAATTCCCCTGTCTGCTCTATTGCCACAAGGTCAAGATAATTTTCAACCACGCAGATCTCCTTTGACTTCCTCTCTCCGCAACTGCATATAACACATACTTCCTCTTCAGTTATATTAAAACATTCCCTGCAAAATTTTATGTTCTTCTTTACTGCCTTTATACTCTCAGAAAGTCTTTCTGCTTCCTCATCGCTCATCTTCAGTATATGAAATACCAGACGGTTGGCGCTTTTCCTTCCAATACCCGGAAGTCTCATAAGGGCTGAAACAAGCTTTTCAAGAGATGGAGAACCATATTTCATGGACACTTAATCAGAATCCAGGCATGTTAAAGCCCAGTCCTCCGGTAATCTTTTTCATCTCCTCCTCCATGAGCTCCTTTGATTTGCGCAGGGCTTCATTTACGGCTGCTGTGACAAGATCCTGCAACATTTCCTGTTCTTCAGATTTTATAACATCAGGCTCAATTTTTATACTAAGTATCTCCTGTCTTCCATTAGCCTGGACAGTCACCATCCCGCCTCCGGCAGTCGCCTCCACAGTCTTATGCACAAGCTCTTCCTGGACCTTGGCCATCTGAGCCTGCATCTTCTGTGCCTGTTTTACAATCTGGTTAAAATTCTTCATATTATAATGCCCCCGTATAATTATTTGTTAGCTAAACTTACGTCTGTTATTCTTGCCGGAAGGAGTTCAAGAATCTCGCTGACAACCTCGTCTTTCATAGCACGCTTAAGGAGAGCTTCCCTCTCGTCGCTTGTAATCGTTTCTTTTTTATAACTACCATTTTCATCATCTTTTTCAAGCTCTACTTTTAGCTCAATATCTTTCCCGAAAGATTCTGTCACAGATTCCTTAAGGATATTCAGGTTGTCACCCATCCGTACCATGCTTAAAGTGAATTCATCGCCAAGAAAAACTTGCAGTACTTTTCCATCTATAGTTTTCCTGCAGCCATTTGCAAATATGCTTTTTAGAAGAATGGATTTTTCATCCAGAACTTTTAAAAATTCATTCCAGCGGCCTTCAAAGTTTTCACCGCCAGATTTTATCCCTTTAGATGTATAGGCAGACGCAGCTGTCTTTTCTTTCACTTCTTTCGCTGAAAAATCCTTCTGCTCCGGGCTTGGATAATCTGAAGTTTTTTTAGAAAGTGCGGAGTGCTCTGATGTGCCAATTGATGCACCAGTTGTTATTGCTGAAGAACGAAATTCTCCTCCACCCGTACTTCCGCTAAACTTATTAATTTTATCAATTATATCATCCAGAGGAATAAGAAACTTTGCTCTCATGCACTTTAGAAGAGAAACTTCAAGGATCAGCGAGGGATTGTCTGCGCGCTTTACGCTCTTACAGCAGTCAAAGAAAAGGTTAAATAACATAAGCCATTCATCAAAATTTCTTTTTGCTGAGAGCTCCAGCTTTCTCTCATATCCCGGCAGATCGGATGTAGTTTTACCCTTCTCTGCAGATATGACCATGAGATCCCTTAAATACTGAAGCAGGGATTCGCAGAAAAAATTAACATCATATCCCCTTAAAATAAGTTCAGAGGAAAGTTTCACTATCCCTGTCGCATTCCCCTCAATGATTGCTTCAACCACATCACTGATAAATTTCGTATCAACTATCCCTAAAATCTCCTGGACTCCTGCAGCCGTTATCTTTTTATCTTCCGAGAAGGAGATTATGCTTTCAAAAACTGAGAGTGCATCACGTACACTTCCGGCAGCAACACGGGAAAGGAGCTTTAATCCTTCTTCGTCGATACTGATCTTCTCTTCTCCTGCAATCTTTGAAAGAAAAGCTATTATGGCATCATCGGAGAGTGTCCTGAAATCATAGCGCTGGCACCTTGAAAGTATGGTGGCAGGCAGTTTGTGCGGCTCTGTTGTGGCAAGGATGAA harbors:
- a CDS encoding 2-oxoacid:acceptor oxidoreductase family protein; the protein is MSEFVEIRWHARAGQGAVTAAKALADAATAGGKYVQAFPEYGPERMGAPLKAYNRVSENPILIHCQVTSPSIVIIIDQTLIATVNVTEGVADEGIYIINTEKSPEELKKKLGVPKAKVYAVDATKISIETIGRSIPNMPILGVVARATDIITVDSVKYQVEKSFGKKFGRSVVEANIKAVDRAYAEVKVA
- the recR gene encoding recombination protein RecR is translated as MKYGSPSLEKLVSALMRLPGIGRKSANRLVFHILKMSDEEAERLSESIKAVKKNIKFCRECFNITEEEVCVICSCGERKSKEICVVENYLDLVAIEQTGEFKGLYHVLGGAISPLDGVGPADLKIKELVERIKKLCPEEIVVATNFNSEGEATAMYLAKILKPLNIKITRIAHGLPVGSDLEYADEITISRALEGRRAL
- a CDS encoding YbaB/EbfC family nucleoid-associated protein, with the translated sequence MKNFNQIVKQAQKMQAQMAKVQEELVHKTVEATAGGGMVTVQANGRQEILSIKIEPDVIKSEEQEMLQDLVTAAVNEALRKSKELMEEEMKKITGGLGFNMPGF
- the dnaX gene encoding DNA polymerase III subunit gamma/tau, which codes for MDISEKSYLVLARKKRPQKFADVVGQEHITNTIKNALKSGRIAHAFLFSGTRGVGKTTCARILAKALNCDNGPAEEPCNVCPNCVSISAGNALDVIEIDGASNRRIGEIRELREKVGFSPTSSRFKVYIIDEVHMLTTEAFNALLKTLEEPPPHVKFILATTEPHKLPATILSRCQRYDFRTLSDDAIIAFLSKIAGEEKISIDEEGLKLLSRVAAGSVRDALSVFESIISFSEDKKITAAGVQEILGIVDTKFISDVVEAIIEGNATGIVKLSSELILRGYDVNFFCESLLQYLRDLMVISAEKGKTTSDLPGYERKLELSAKRNFDEWLMLFNLFFDCCKSVKRADNPSLILEVSLLKCMRAKFLIPLDDIIDKINKFSGSTGGGEFRSSAITTGASIGTSEHSALSKKTSDYPSPEQKDFSAKEVKEKTAASAYTSKGIKSGGENFEGRWNEFLKVLDEKSILLKSIFANGCRKTIDGKVLQVFLGDEFTLSMVRMGDNLNILKESVTESFGKDIELKVELEKDDENGSYKKETITSDEREALLKRAMKDEVVSEILELLPARITDVSLANK